From Candidatus Hydrogenedentota bacterium:
CGAGGGCGACACCGAACTGACCGGTTACCTTGCCCGAAACACGGCTGTCAAGAAACCCGCGCCGGGTATTCTCATCGTTCACGACTGGACCGGCCTGGGCGAGCAAGCGAAGAATACCGCGCGGCGCCTCGCCGAACTTGGTTATGTGGCGTTCGCCCTCGATATGTACGGCGGAGGTAAACTCGCGAAAGACTCGAACCAGGCCGCCGAGTGGTCCGCCACGTTCAAAAACGACCCGGCCCTTGCCCGGCGAAGGTTCGAGGCCGCCCTCAACGTGCTCCGGGCGCAGCCCGGCGTCGAGCCGGCGCGCATCGCCGCCATCGGATACTGCTTCGGCGGCACCATCGTGCTCGAAATGGCCCGGCTCGGCGTTGACGTGCAAGCCGTAGTCAGTTTTCACGGAGGCCTTGCCTCGAAGGTCCCCGAAGACCAGCGCCGCCCCGCGGCCGCCATCCTCGTGTGCCACGGCGCCGATGACCCCCACGTGCCCCAGACCGAAGTCAAGGCGTTCCTCGACGAGATGAAGGCGGCAAACGCCAAATTCGAGTTCGTGCAATACCAGGGAGCGGTTCACAGCTTCACGAACCCCGAAGCTGATTCGGAAGGCGCCCGGTTCGAGCCTACCGCCGCACGGCGCTCGTGGATAGCCATGCTCAATTTCCTGGAACTTGTTTTTGTGGGGACTCCAGCCTATAAATAGAGCGTGTTTACCGAGTCCCATCAGAATTGGAAAGAGGAACCATGACGTATTTTCGTACAGCATTCGCTTTGACTGTGATCACGGCCGCAACGCTGGCCGGCGCCGCCGAAGTAATAATGCGGGCGCCCGCACACAATGAATACCCCACGCTGAATCCCGGCGGAATGAGCGTCCTCCCAAACGGCCGGCGCATCACGCCTTCCGGCGGGATGTTCCGGGTCAGGCCCCATCCCTACGGCCTGACCATGAGCGCGGACGGGCGCTGGGTCGTCTCCGTCAGCAGCGACGGCCCCCAACTCTCGATTCTTGATATGAAAAACCCCGGCGCTCCGGAGGTTTTCTTCATCCCCGACGATCAGAACCCCGGCGAAGGGGTGCTCGATGCGGCGTTCATGGGCTTGGCCATTGCTCCAGACAATAAGACCTTGTATGTCGCCGGGGGAGGGGATTGGAGCGTCACCGCATTCGACCTCGAGGCGCGGTCCCGGCTGTTTCGCATCGATTGCGCCCACGATGCCGACGGCCAGAACTTCCGAAACGGTTATGCTGGCGATCTGCGGCTAAGCCACGACGGGAGAACTCTTTACGTCTGCGATCAATCGAACTTCAGGATGCTTATCATCGATGTTGAACAACGGGCGGTCGTCCGGTCGATACCGGTAGGACGCTACCCCTTTGGCATCGCTCTGTCCCCCGGCGGGGGTCATGCCTACGTGGCCAACGTGGGGATATACGAATACTCATACTTCCGAACACAGGACGGCAACTATGCCAAGCTGCCGTTCCCGCCCTTCGGAGTGCCCTCGAAAGAGGCCGAGGAAGGTGTGACTATTGACGGCGTGGTGGTGCAGGGCCTTGGCGACCCGAACGACATCGCGGGCATGTCGGTCTGGAAACTCCGCATTTCGCGTCCGGGGAAGGAGAAGGTCGTCGGCAAGACGAAAACCGGCCACCTCGTGGGCGAACAGCTCGAGGGTTTTCCGGCCGTGGGCGGCAGCAGCCCCAATTCCATCGCCGTGACCAAATCGCATGTTTATGTGTCAAACGGCAGCAACGACAGCATCACCGTGATACATGCCCGCTCGGGCAAACGCGACAAGGATATAGACCTCATCCTGCATCCGCTCGCGGCGAATCTCCGGGGCATGATCCCGTTTGGCGTCGCGCTCTCTCCGGACCATAGCACGTTATACGTTGCCGAAGCAGGCATTAACGCCATCGGCATCGTACGCCTGAGCGACCACCAAGTCATTGGCCACATTCCCACTGCGTGGTTCCCCAGCAAACTCGCGGTATCTCCCGATGGGAAACGGCTCTACGTAGCCTGCGCCAAAGGCGTTGGCTCAGGGCCGAACGCCGGCCCCAATCATAAAGAGGGCGACCCGACGGGTATCGGCGCCCTCATGCGCGGATACATCAACATCATCGACCTGCCGCAGACCCAGGAAGAACTCGATACGCTTACCAAACAGGTGGTCGAGAATAACGTCGCGATTATCCTCGCGGAATCTGATGGCCGAGCCCGGAACCATCCGGTGCCGGCTGCGCCCGGCAAATGGAAGAGCCCCATCAAACACGTCATTTATGTCACCAAGGAAAACCGGACCTACGACGAGGTCTTTGGAGCGCTGCCGGGAGGAAGAGGCGACGCGGAGTTGTGCCGCCTCGGCCGCCCAATCGACATCACCAACGCCGACAACACCCGCACGGTCAAAGACGTCGTCCTGATGCCCAACCATGTTGCTCTGGCCAAGCGGTTCGCCATCAACGACAACTTCTACTGCGACTCCGACCACAGCGTGGATGGCCATCGCTGGCTGGTCGGCACCTACCCCAACGAGTTCATGGAAGCGCGTATTGGAGAATCCGCTGAAGGCAATGGCCCCGGGAACTTCTCTTTCATAGGGTCTTCCGGCGCCATTTATCCGGAGGACTATAACGAAGCGGGCGCCATTTGGGAACACCTCGACCGTAACGGCATCCGATTCTCCAATTTCGGACTGGGCTTCGAATTCAAACCCCAGGAAGAGGAGCAGGAATACCGGTATACCGGCATTCGCCTGAACACCAATTACCCGTTGCCGCAGCCCCTGTTCGAGAATACCTCGCGCATCTTCGCCACCTACAACACAAACATCCCCGACCAGTTCCGAATGGACATGTTCGAGCAGGAATTCCGCGAAAAATGGGTCTCGGGCAAGGAACCCTTTCCCGATGTAATCACCATGATGCTGCCAAACGACCACGGAGCCGGGGAGCGCCCCGCTGATGGCTACCCCTTCTGGGGATCCTACATGAGCGACAACGACCTTGCCCTCGGCCGTCTCGTCGAGCTAATCAGCCACAGCCCATGGTGGAACGAAACCGTGATTTTCGTCACTGAGGACGACGCGCAGGGATACCGTGATACCGTAGACGCACACCGCTCCGTCTGCATGGTCATAAGCCCCTACGCAAAGAAAGGATACGTCTCGAATACGCATTCGAGCTTCGGCAGCATCCTGAAAACGATGTTTCTCATACACGGTCTGCCTCCGCTGAATCAGTATGACGGTTTCTCGTCTGATTTGTCGGACATGTTTGAC
This genomic window contains:
- a CDS encoding dienelactone hydrolase family protein yields the protein MRVLTVLLLAAATAQAAVETESITYREGDTELTGYLARNTAVKKPAPGILIVHDWTGLGEQAKNTARRLAELGYVAFALDMYGGGKLAKDSNQAAEWSATFKNDPALARRRFEAALNVLRAQPGVEPARIAAIGYCFGGTIVLEMARLGVDVQAVVSFHGGLASKVPEDQRRPAAAILVCHGADDPHVPQTEVKAFLDEMKAANAKFEFVQYQGAVHSFTNPEADSEGARFEPTAARRSWIAMLNFLELVFVGTPAYK
- a CDS encoding bifunctional YncE family protein/alkaline phosphatase family protein → MTYFRTAFALTVITAATLAGAAEVIMRAPAHNEYPTLNPGGMSVLPNGRRITPSGGMFRVRPHPYGLTMSADGRWVVSVSSDGPQLSILDMKNPGAPEVFFIPDDQNPGEGVLDAAFMGLAIAPDNKTLYVAGGGDWSVTAFDLEARSRLFRIDCAHDADGQNFRNGYAGDLRLSHDGRTLYVCDQSNFRMLIIDVEQRAVVRSIPVGRYPFGIALSPGGGHAYVANVGIYEYSYFRTQDGNYAKLPFPPFGVPSKEAEEGVTIDGVVVQGLGDPNDIAGMSVWKLRISRPGKEKVVGKTKTGHLVGEQLEGFPAVGGSSPNSIAVTKSHVYVSNGSNDSITVIHARSGKRDKDIDLILHPLAANLRGMIPFGVALSPDHSTLYVAEAGINAIGIVRLSDHQVIGHIPTAWFPSKLAVSPDGKRLYVACAKGVGSGPNAGPNHKEGDPTGIGALMRGYINIIDLPQTQEELDTLTKQVVENNVAIILAESDGRARNHPVPAAPGKWKSPIKHVIYVTKENRTYDEVFGALPGGRGDAELCRLGRPIDITNADNTRTVKDVVLMPNHVALAKRFAINDNFYCDSDHSVDGHRWLVGTYPNEFMEARIGESAEGNGPGNFSFIGSSGAIYPEDYNEAGAIWEHLDRNGIRFSNFGLGFEFKPQEEEQEYRYTGIRLNTNYPLPQPLFENTSRIFATYNTNIPDQFRMDMFEQEFREKWVSGKEPFPDVITMMLPNDHGAGERPADGYPFWGSYMSDNDLALGRLVELISHSPWWNETVIFVTEDDAQGYRDTVDAHRSVCMVISPYAKKGYVSNTHSSFGSILKTMFLIHGLPPLNQYDGFSSDLSDMFDAEPANAAPYKALPVNQEVFDPQKAFDPFDREFNWQALNDFVPLDHQEFLDTDTYGHSGETGHGPRRAE